Proteins co-encoded in one Cynocephalus volans isolate mCynVol1 chromosome 11, mCynVol1.pri, whole genome shotgun sequence genomic window:
- the CTNNB1 gene encoding catenin beta-1, producing the protein MATQADLMELDMAMEPDRKAAVSHWQQQSYLDSGIHSGATTTAPSLSGKGNPEEEDVDTSQVLYEWEQGFSQSFTQEQVADIDGQYAMTRAQRVRAAMFPETLDEGMQIPSTQFDAAHPTNVQRLAEPSQMLKHAVVNLINYQDDAELATRAIPELTKLLNDEDQVVVNKAAVMVHQLSKKEASRHAIMRSPQMVSAIVRTMQNTNDVETARCTAGTLHNLSHHREGLLAIFKSGGIPALVKMLGSPVDSVLFYAITTLHNLLLHQEGAKMAVRLAGGLQKMVALLNKTNVKFLAITTDCLQILAYGNQESKLIILASGGPQALVNIMRTYTYEKLLWTTSRVLKVLSVCSSNKPAIVEAGGMQALGLHLTDPSQRLVQNCLWTLRNLSDAATKQEGMEGLLGTLVQLLGSDDINVVTCAAGILSNLTCNNYKNKMMVCQVGGIEALVRTVLRAGDREDITEPAICALRHLTSRHQEAEMAQNAVRLHYGLPVVVKLLHPPSHWPLIKATVGLIRNLALCPANHAPLREQGAIPRLVQLLVRAHQDTQRRTSMGGTQQQFVEGVRMEEIVEGCTGALHILARDVHNRIVIRGLNTIPLFVQLLYSPIENIQRVAAGVLCELAQDKEAAEAIEAEGATAPLTELLHSRNEGVATYAAAVLFRMSEDKPQDYKKRLSVELTSSLFRTEPMAWNETADLGLDIGAQGEPLGYRQDDPSYRSFHSGGYGQDALGMDPMMEHEMGGHHPGADYPVDGLPDLGHAQDLMDGLPPGDSNQLAWFDTDL; encoded by the exons ATGGCTACTCAAG CTGATTTGATGGAGTTGGACATGGCCATGGAGCCAGACAGAAAAGCAGCTGTTAGTCACTGGCAGCAGCAGTCTTACCTTGACTCTGGAATCCATTCTGGTGCCACTACCACAGCACCTTCTCTGAGTGGTAAAGGCAATCCTGAGGAAGAGGATGTGGATACCTCCCAAGTCCTGTATGAGTGGGAACAGGGGTTTTCTCAGTCTTTCACTCAAGAACAAGTGGCTG ATATTGATGGACAGTATGCGATGACTCGAGCTCAGAGAGTACGAGCTGCTATGTTCCCTGAGACGTTAGATGAGGGTATGCAGATCCCCTCTACACAGTTTGATGCTGCTCATCCCACTAATGTCCAGCGTTTGGCTGAACCATCACAGATGCTGAAACATGCAGTTGTAAACTTGATTAACTATCAAGATGATGCAGAACTTGCCACACGTGCAATCCCTGAGCTGACAAAACTACTAAATGATGAGGACCAG GTGGTGGTTAATAAGGCTGCAGTTATGGTCCATCAGCTTTCTAAAAAGGAAGCTTCCAGACACGCCATCATGCGCTCTCCTCAGATGGTGTCTGCTATTGTACGTACCATGCAGAATACAAATGATGTAGAAACAGCTCGTTGTACTGCTGGGACCTTGCACAACCTTTCCCATCATCGTGAGGGCTTGTTGGCCATCTTTAAGTCTGGAGGGATTCCTGCCCTGGTGAAAATGCTTGG TTCACCAGTGGATTCTGTATTGTTTTATGCCATCACAACTCTCCATAACCTTTTATTACATCAAGAAGGAGCTAAAATGGCAGTGCGTTTAGCTGGTGGGCTGCAGAAAATGGTTGCCTTGCTCAACaaaacaaatgttaaatttttggctattacaacAGACTGCCTTCAGATTTTAGCTTATGGCAATCAAGAAAGCAAg CTGATCATTCTGGCTAGTGGTGGACCACAAGCTTTAGTAAATATAATGAGGACCTACACTTATGAGAAACTACTGTGGACCACAAGCAGAGTATTGAAGGTGCTGTCTGTCTGCTCTAGTAATAAGCCGGCTATTGTAGAAGCTG gtGGAATGCAAGCTTTAGGACTTCACCTGACAGATCCAAGTCAGCGTCTCGTTCAGAACTGTCTTTGGACTCTTAGGAATCTTTCAGATGCTGCCACTAAACAG GAAGGGATGGAAGGTCTTCTTGGGACTCTTGTTCAGCTTCTGGGTTCAGATGATATAAATGTGGTCACCTGTGCAGCTGGAATTCTTTCTAACCTCACTTGCAATAATTATAAGAACAAAATGATGGTGTGCCAAGTGGGTGGTATAGAGGCTCTTGTGCGTACTGTCCTTCGTGCTGGTGACAGGGAGGACATTACTGAGCCTGCCATCTGTGCTCTTCGTCATCTGACCAGCCGACACCAGGAAGCAGAGATGGCCCAGAATGCTGTTCGCCTTCACTATGGACTACCAGTTGTGGTTAAACTCCTACACCCACCATCCCATTGGCCTCTGATAAAG GCTACCGTTGGATTGATTCGAAATCTAGCCCTTTGTCCAGCAAATCACGCACCTTTACGTGAGCAGGGTGCCATTCCACGACTAGTTCAGTTGCTAGTTCGTGCACATCAGGATACCCAGCGCCGTACATCAATGGGTGGAACACAGCAGCAGTTTGTG GAGGGGGTCCGCATGGAAGAAATAGTTGAAGGTTGTACTGGAGCCCTTCACATCCTAGCTCGGGATGTTCACAACCGAATCGTAATCAGAGGACTAAATACCATTCCATTGTTTGTGCAG CTGCTTTATTCTCCCATTGAAAATATCCAAAGAGTAGCTGCAGGGGTCCTCTGTGAACTTGCTCAGGACAAGGAGGCTGCAGAAGCTATTGAAGCTGAGGGAGCCACAGCTCCTCTGACAGAGTTACTTCACTCTAGGAATGAAGGTGTGG cAACATATGCAGCTGCAGTTTTGTTCCGAATGTCTGAGGACAAACCACAAGATTACAAGAAACGGCTTTCAGTTGAGCTGACCAGTTCTCTCTTCAGAACAGAGCCAATGGCTTGGAATGAG ACTGCTGATCTTGGACTTGATATTGGTGCCCAGGGAGAACCCCTTGGATATCGTCAGGATG ATCCCAGCTATCGTTCTTTTCACTCTGGTGGATATGGCCAGGATGCCTTGGGTATGGACCCCATGATGGAGCATGAGATGGGTGGCCATCACCCTGGTGCTGACTATCCAGTTGATGGGCTGCCAGATCTGGGGCATGCCCAGGACCTCATGGATGGGCTGCCTCCAGGTGATAGCAATCAGCTGGCCTGGTTTGATACTGACCTGTAA